The following are from one region of the Streptomyces changanensis genome:
- a CDS encoding YhgE/Pip domain-containing protein — protein MTFASEVRSAVTPRAALLVIGVLALQLLFIASYVGALHDPKPSDVPFGVVAPGAAAERTADRLGGLPGDPLDPRVLPDEAEARRQIREREIDGALVVDPTGRTDTLLVASGGGTVLVTALERIATEVERPQQRTVRTVDVAPASPDDFDGLSAFYLVVGWCVGGYLLASILAISAGSRPANTLRAVIRLAVLALSAVLGGLGGAIIVGPVLGALPGSVAALWGLGALVVFAVGALTLALQALTGIVGIGLAVLLIVIAGNPSAGGAFPSPMLPDFWRAIGPALPPGAGTWAARSIAYFQGNAVSGALQVLSVWAVLGTVVTLVVSSLRRDADTPDEPVGT, from the coding sequence ATGACGTTCGCCTCCGAGGTGCGCAGCGCCGTCACCCCCAGGGCCGCCCTGCTGGTCATCGGCGTGCTCGCGCTGCAGCTGCTGTTCATCGCCTCCTACGTGGGCGCCCTGCACGACCCGAAGCCCTCGGACGTCCCCTTCGGGGTGGTCGCGCCGGGAGCCGCCGCCGAGCGGACGGCCGACCGCCTGGGCGGACTGCCTGGTGACCCGCTCGACCCGCGTGTGCTCCCCGACGAGGCCGAGGCCCGGCGGCAGATCCGGGAGCGGGAGATCGACGGGGCGCTCGTCGTCGACCCGACGGGCCGCACCGACACCCTGCTCGTCGCCTCCGGCGGCGGCACGGTCCTGGTCACCGCCCTGGAGCGGATCGCCACCGAGGTCGAGCGGCCCCAGCAGCGCACGGTCCGCACGGTGGACGTCGCGCCGGCCTCCCCCGACGACTTCGACGGCCTCTCCGCGTTCTACCTCGTCGTGGGATGGTGCGTGGGCGGCTACCTCCTCGCGTCGATCCTGGCGATCAGCGCGGGCTCCCGGCCCGCCAACACCCTCCGCGCGGTCATCCGGCTCGCCGTGCTCGCGCTCTCCGCGGTCCTCGGCGGTCTGGGCGGCGCGATCATCGTCGGTCCGGTCCTCGGCGCGCTGCCCGGCAGCGTCGCGGCCCTGTGGGGGCTGGGCGCGCTGGTCGTCTTCGCCGTCGGCGCGCTCACCCTCGCCCTCCAGGCGCTCACCGGCATCGTCGGCATCGGACTGGCCGTCCTGCTGATCGTCATCGCCGGCAACCCCAGCGCGGGTGGCGCCTTCCCGAGCCCCATGCTCCCCGACTTCTGGCGGGCCATCGGCCCCGCCCTGCCGCCGGGCGCGGGCACCTGGGCGGCGCGGTCCATCGCGTACTTCCAGGGCAACGCCGTCTCCGGCGCTCTCCAGGTCCTGTCGGTCTGGGCGGTGCTCGGCACGGTGGTCACCCTCGTCGTCTCGTCGCTGCGCCGCGACGCCGACACCCCGGACGAGCCGGTCGGCACCTGA
- a CDS encoding S1 family peptidase, with product MKHRRIPQRRAAIAGGAVVALLGAAVTFQTANASDDVQQFEARVLSVQAAGNLASTLGSRLGETDAAGAYYDADSRTLVVNVVDEAAAEAVREAGGEARMVEHSLAELKGARKALKDRATIPGTSWTVDPVTNKVVVTADRTVKGASWEKLTQVVKGLGSKAELKRSAGTFTPFVAGGDAIHTGGGRCSLGFNVVKDGQPHFLTAGHCGDAGSAWSDRQGGSAVGTMVDSQFPGDDFALVKYDREVEHPSAVNLYDGGSQRIARAAEATVGMKVTRSGSTTQVHEGEVTGLDATVNYGNGQVVEGLIQTTVCAEPGDSGGSLFSGDAAVGLTSGGSGDCTAGGTTFFQPVTEALARYGAQIG from the coding sequence TTGAAGCACCGACGCATACCCCAGAGGCGTGCGGCCATCGCCGGTGGAGCCGTGGTGGCTCTGCTGGGCGCCGCGGTCACCTTCCAGACTGCGAACGCCAGCGATGATGTACAGCAGTTCGAGGCGAGGGTCCTGTCCGTCCAGGCGGCGGGAAACCTCGCCTCCACCCTCGGTTCGCGGCTCGGCGAGACGGACGCCGCGGGCGCGTACTACGACGCCGACTCCCGCACCCTCGTGGTGAACGTCGTCGACGAGGCCGCGGCCGAGGCCGTCCGCGAGGCGGGCGGCGAGGCGCGGATGGTCGAGCACTCCCTCGCCGAACTCAAGGGCGCCCGGAAGGCCCTGAAGGACCGGGCGACCATCCCCGGCACCTCCTGGACCGTCGACCCGGTGACCAACAAGGTCGTCGTCACCGCCGACCGCACCGTCAAGGGCGCCTCCTGGGAGAAGCTCACCCAGGTCGTGAAGGGGCTCGGCTCCAAGGCGGAGCTGAAGCGGTCGGCCGGCACCTTCACGCCGTTCGTCGCCGGCGGCGACGCCATCCACACCGGCGGCGGCCGCTGCTCCCTTGGCTTCAACGTCGTCAAGGACGGTCAGCCGCACTTCCTCACCGCCGGCCACTGCGGGGACGCCGGTTCCGCGTGGTCCGACCGGCAGGGCGGGAGCGCCGTCGGCACCATGGTCGACTCGCAGTTCCCCGGTGACGACTTCGCGCTGGTCAAGTACGACCGCGAGGTGGAGCACCCGAGCGCCGTCAACCTGTACGACGGCGGCTCCCAGCGGATCGCCCGCGCCGCCGAGGCGACGGTCGGCATGAAGGTGACCCGCAGCGGTTCCACGACCCAGGTGCACGAGGGCGAGGTCACCGGCCTGGACGCCACCGTCAACTACGGCAACGGGCAGGTCGTCGAGGGGCTCATCCAGACCACCGTCTGCGCCGAGCCCGGCGACAGCGGCGGCTCCCTCTTCTCCGGTGACGCGGCGGTCGGCCTGACCTCCGGCGGCAGCGGGGACTGCACGGCCGGCGGGACGACCTTCTTCCAGCCCGTCACCGAGGCGCTCGCCCGGTACGGCGCGCAGATCGGCTGA